The sequence CCGAGGCGATCGGCCTGGGCGACAACCTGGCCGAAACCCATCTCCATCAGCCAGTCGCGTCGTGCCATACGGATCGGCAGCCGGTATTCGGCAGCGAGCCGGACGTAGAGCGCATGGTAATCGGGCGCGAGCTGGAGCGTGCCCATGTGCGAGTCGAGATGGGTGACGTCGATTCCCGCTGCCAGCGCCGTCTCGATTTGCGCTCGCGTCTCGCGTTCCACCTCGTCGAGCCGGGCGTGCTCGTAGAGCACTTCCGTCTGCCGGTAGAAGTGGCCACGGCTGTCAATCATCGACGGCACCGCCGACCGGCCTAACACCGGGCCCCATTTATAGCGCTCCCATTCGCTGGTATGGGTGACGTGCACGCCGACGCCTACACCCGGTTGCTGCCGCGCCAACTCGACGGCCTCGTTGAACCACGGGCACGGCACCATCACCGTAGTCGAGGAGAAGGCCCCCTGCCTGAGCCCGGCGATGGTGGCCGCGTTCTCGGCCTGACACATGCCGAAATCATCGGCGTTGATGATCAGCAGCCGCGCGCCGGCGGGGTAGCCCAGCAGATCTGTCAGTGGACGTGTCGACATGGTGCGCTCGCGCCCCATACCATCTTTGCGGCGAACGGCAAATCCGCGCGGC is a genomic window of Deltaproteobacteria bacterium containing:
- a CDS encoding polysaccharide deacetylase family protein, which produces MSTRPLTDLLGYPAGARLLIINADDFGMCQAENAATIAGLRQGAFSSTTVMVPCPWFNEAVELARQQPGVGVGVHVTHTSEWERYKWGPVLGRSAVPSMIDSRGHFYRQTEVLYEHARLDEVERETRAQIETALAAGIDVTHLDSHMGTLQLAPDYHALYVRLAAEYRLPIRMARRDWLMEMGFGQVVAQADRLGVLRPDHFYVAGPPAPEETPQYWTALLRQLRPGVSEIYVHAALDTPELRAMTDSWRQRRADFDFFTAPDTAALLAELGITLISYRALRQAQRRLTPC